A stretch of Myxococcus hansupus DNA encodes these proteins:
- a CDS encoding isopenicillin N synthase family dioxygenase, which yields MSPVQRRIPVVNLSHYIAGTPQERARFVQVFGDGLKEFGFVTVEGHGIDDGLIRRTYSDVERFFAMPEATKSQYAQATHGGQRGYIGYGQEHAKNRKVGDLKEFWHVGRELPPGHKYHQLYGANVWPAEVPSFREHTLSLFSALDGAAGVMLQAIAEYFGVARDTFRDMATDGNSVLRVIHYPPLKERFIPGGVRAAEHEDINLITLLCEGTASGLELLTRDGEWLPVDTLRGQIVVDSGDMLSRVTNEIIPATTHRVVNPRSKDDDTVRYSMPFFVHPYADCVLQALPCTQTADTPARHAPITADAFLKQRLRENGLLK from the coding sequence ATGTCGCCCGTCCAGCGCCGCATCCCCGTCGTCAACCTGTCCCACTACATCGCCGGCACACCGCAGGAGCGCGCTCGCTTCGTTCAGGTCTTCGGCGACGGACTGAAGGAGTTCGGCTTCGTCACGGTGGAGGGCCACGGCATCGACGACGGCCTCATCCGCCGCACCTACAGCGACGTGGAGCGGTTCTTCGCGATGCCGGAAGCCACCAAGTCCCAGTACGCCCAGGCCACGCACGGCGGCCAGCGCGGCTACATCGGCTACGGACAGGAGCACGCGAAGAACCGCAAGGTGGGCGACTTGAAGGAGTTCTGGCACGTGGGCCGCGAGCTGCCCCCTGGCCACAAGTACCACCAGCTCTACGGCGCCAACGTGTGGCCCGCCGAGGTGCCGTCGTTCCGCGAGCACACGCTGTCGCTCTTCAGCGCGTTGGACGGCGCCGCCGGCGTGATGCTCCAGGCCATCGCCGAGTACTTCGGCGTGGCCCGCGACACCTTCCGGGACATGGCCACGGATGGAAACTCCGTGCTGCGCGTCATCCACTACCCGCCGCTGAAGGAGCGCTTCATCCCCGGAGGCGTGCGCGCCGCCGAGCACGAGGACATCAACCTCATCACCCTGCTCTGCGAAGGCACCGCGTCCGGACTGGAGCTGCTCACCCGGGATGGCGAGTGGCTGCCGGTGGACACGCTGCGCGGACAGATTGTCGTCGACTCGGGCGACATGCTCAGCCGCGTGACGAACGAAATCATCCCCGCCACCACGCACCGCGTGGTGAATCCGCGCAGCAAGGACGACGACACGGTCCGCTACTCGATGCCCTTCTTCGTCCATCCCTACGCGGACTGCGTGCTCCAGGCCCTGCCCTGCACCCAGACGGCCGACACCCCGGCCCGCCACGCGCCCATCACCGCGGATGCCTTCCTCAAGCAGCGCCTGCGCGAAAATGGCCTGCTGAAATAG
- the gatB gene encoding Asp-tRNA(Asn)/Glu-tRNA(Gln) amidotransferase subunit GatB: MPVSDFQPVIGLEVHAQLLTQSKIFCGCSTAFGAEPNRNTCPVCLGMPGVLPVLNQRVAEFAVRTGLALECTIRPTSVWSRKNYFYPDLPKGYQITQFDQPICEHGRLVIDTPQGEKTIRILRIHMEEDAGKSVHDAGGGQSLVDLNRAGVPLLEIVSQPDLRDSDEAVEYLKAMRDVLVYLGVNDGNLEEGSFRCDANVSVMPKGSTTFGQRCELKNLNSFRFLKQAIEYEIARQVDVIESGEKVIQETRLWDVNKGVTRSMRGKEDAHDYRYFPEPDLPPLHVSAEAIDAAAKALPELPRAKLQRFTSQYGLPAYDARILTAERPLADYFEACAGHYTDYKKLSNWFLGELMRLLKEEGTPLSALRFTPAQLAELLVAVDQGTVSANAGKDVLGEMFRSGKSPADIIAEKGLAQVSDTGAIEAVVDDILAKNAGEIEKYRAGKKQVFGFFVGQVMRAMKGKGNPALVNELLKKKLGD; this comes from the coding sequence ATGCCCGTGAGCGATTTCCAGCCCGTCATTGGCCTCGAGGTCCACGCGCAGCTCCTCACGCAGTCCAAGATTTTCTGTGGCTGCTCCACCGCGTTCGGCGCCGAGCCCAACCGCAACACCTGCCCGGTGTGCCTGGGCATGCCGGGCGTGCTGCCGGTGCTGAACCAGCGCGTGGCGGAGTTCGCCGTGCGCACGGGGCTGGCCCTGGAGTGCACCATCCGCCCGACGAGCGTCTGGAGCCGGAAGAACTACTTCTATCCAGACCTGCCCAAGGGCTACCAGATTACGCAGTTCGACCAGCCCATCTGCGAGCACGGGCGGCTCGTCATCGACACGCCGCAGGGCGAGAAGACCATCCGCATCCTCCGCATCCACATGGAGGAGGACGCGGGCAAGAGCGTGCATGACGCGGGCGGTGGGCAGAGCCTGGTGGACCTCAACCGCGCGGGCGTGCCGCTGCTGGAAATCGTCAGCCAGCCGGACCTGCGCGACTCGGATGAGGCGGTGGAATACCTCAAGGCGATGCGGGACGTGCTCGTCTACCTGGGCGTCAACGACGGCAACCTGGAAGAGGGCAGCTTCCGCTGCGACGCCAACGTGTCGGTGATGCCCAAGGGCTCCACGACGTTCGGCCAGCGCTGCGAGCTGAAGAACCTCAACTCGTTCCGCTTCCTCAAGCAGGCCATCGAGTACGAGATTGCCCGGCAGGTGGATGTCATCGAGTCGGGTGAGAAGGTCATCCAGGAGACGCGCCTCTGGGACGTGAACAAGGGCGTCACCCGCTCCATGCGCGGCAAGGAGGATGCGCATGACTACCGGTACTTCCCGGAGCCGGACCTGCCGCCACTGCACGTGAGCGCGGAGGCCATCGACGCCGCGGCGAAGGCGTTGCCGGAGCTGCCGCGCGCGAAGCTCCAGCGCTTCACCAGCCAGTACGGCCTGCCCGCGTACGACGCCCGAATCCTCACCGCCGAGCGCCCGCTGGCCGATTACTTCGAGGCCTGCGCGGGGCACTACACGGATTACAAGAAGCTCTCCAACTGGTTCCTCGGCGAGCTGATGCGGCTGCTGAAGGAGGAGGGCACGCCGCTTTCCGCGCTGCGCTTCACGCCGGCACAGCTCGCGGAGCTGCTGGTCGCGGTCGACCAGGGCACGGTGTCCGCCAACGCGGGCAAGGACGTGCTCGGGGAGATGTTCCGCTCGGGCAAGTCGCCCGCGGACATCATCGCGGAGAAGGGCCTGGCCCAGGTGAGTGACACCGGCGCCATCGAGGCGGTGGTGGACGACATCCTCGCGAAGAACGCGGGCGAGATTGAGAAGTACCGCGCCGGCAAGAAGCAGGTGTTCGGCTTCTTCGTGGGCCAGGTGATGCGGGCCATGAAGGGTAAGGGGAATCCCGCGCTGGTGAACGAGCTGCTGAAGAAGAAGCTCGGCGACTGA
- a CDS encoding SH3 domain-containing protein yields the protein MSVRIDSKVSSFVKIGSAVTKAAAQVAPAPLKPLLQTSASAFETARKVLVNLEGGVPPAPPTPAAEASSGAMRVRVTEHSAGPVNFRTGPGTKNDLVDGTPTLVAGTEVDVLETQRVGGREWMHVRTDDGREGWMVSERSEYVSGIARSHPYVLEDGRDGSGASAVDNALQFVGTRERAKLQSMFDAMPEGPNRDALGALLAQAPESNSDNTGNGYAGLCLSFVQDRFGIKQAADRSPWMYNPANFLDGRNLIVPPPSPNPDGTVPKRDDLPYGQVYSDRTDSAYAAWLALENASADAAAAGGAHPSVARPSMDAEGRPDLTSPLPEGAMLYFGPTGKNAHAGHVAIATGVMAPDGTPLLVTTTWNNGPVRMMSLAEMQAATGPYLGSTTPEGAFQPGRWGGGSAA from the coding sequence ATGTCAGTTCGAATCGATTCGAAGGTTTCGTCGTTCGTGAAAATCGGGAGCGCCGTGACGAAGGCCGCCGCGCAGGTGGCGCCCGCACCGCTCAAGCCGTTGCTGCAAACCAGCGCCAGCGCGTTCGAGACGGCGCGCAAGGTGTTGGTGAACCTGGAGGGCGGCGTTCCACCCGCGCCGCCCACTCCGGCCGCCGAGGCGTCATCCGGCGCCATGCGCGTGCGCGTGACGGAGCACTCCGCGGGGCCCGTGAATTTCCGGACCGGCCCTGGAACGAAGAATGACCTCGTCGACGGGACGCCCACGCTCGTGGCCGGCACGGAGGTGGATGTCCTGGAGACCCAGCGCGTCGGCGGCCGTGAGTGGATGCACGTGCGCACGGACGACGGACGCGAGGGGTGGATGGTCTCCGAGCGGAGCGAGTACGTCAGTGGCATCGCTCGCAGTCATCCCTATGTCCTGGAGGATGGCCGTGATGGCAGCGGCGCCTCGGCGGTGGACAACGCGCTCCAGTTCGTGGGCACGCGCGAGCGAGCGAAGCTCCAGTCGATGTTCGACGCGATGCCCGAAGGGCCCAACCGCGACGCGCTGGGGGCGTTGTTGGCGCAGGCCCCCGAGTCCAACTCCGACAACACGGGCAATGGCTATGCGGGCCTGTGCTTGAGCTTCGTCCAGGACCGCTTCGGCATCAAACAGGCCGCGGACCGTTCGCCTTGGATGTACAACCCGGCCAACTTCCTGGACGGCCGCAATCTCATCGTGCCGCCGCCGTCGCCCAACCCGGATGGGACGGTGCCGAAGCGGGATGACCTTCCCTACGGACAGGTCTACAGCGACCGGACCGACAGTGCCTACGCGGCCTGGCTGGCCCTGGAGAACGCCAGCGCCGATGCGGCGGCGGCGGGAGGTGCCCACCCGAGCGTGGCTCGGCCTTCCATGGACGCGGAGGGCCGTCCCGACCTCACGTCGCCGCTGCCAGAAGGGGCGATGCTCTACTTCGGCCCGACGGGGAAGAACGCGCACGCGGGGCATGTCGCCATCGCCACGGGCGTCATGGCGCCGGACGGAACGCCGTTGCTCGTGACGACCACCTGGAACAATGGCCCGGTCCGGATGATGTCCCTGGCGGAGATGCAGGCGGCGACGGGGCCGTACCTCGGTTCCACGACACCGGAAGGCGCCTTCCAGCCTGGGCGTTGGGGTGGCGGGAGCGCGGCGTAA
- the gatA gene encoding Asp-tRNA(Asn)/Glu-tRNA(Gln) amidotransferase subunit GatA, with product MQLTDLTMLELAEKLAAKEVSSEEATRASLARIQQVDPKVRAFLRVDEAGALAAARASDARRAAGSPAGVLDGVPLGLKDLFLTEGVETTAGSRLLEGFVPPYDATVVRLLKEAGLPLVGKLNLDEFAMGSSNESSAYFSCHNPWDLSRTPGGSSGGSAAAVAAREVPGALGTDTGGSIRQPAALTNTVGLKPTYGRVSRYGVIAFASSLDQPGPMTRTVADAAALLQVIARPDVQDATSSDAPVPDYSADLEAGVRGLKLGVPREYFTEGMDPEVEASIREALREYERLGATLVDVSLPHTKYALATYYLIAPAEASSNLARYDGVRFGKRAQDARSLRDVYTLTREEGFGSEVKRRIMLGTYALSSGYYDAYYLRAQKVRTLIREDFTRAFQQVDALLSPTSPVPAFKLGEKVEDPMAMYLMDIYTLPCNLAGLPGLSVPCGFTKAGLPVGLQILGRPFDEAGLLRIARAYEREHDFFRRFAPL from the coding sequence GAGGTCTCCTCCGAGGAGGCCACCCGCGCGAGCCTCGCGCGCATCCAGCAGGTGGACCCGAAGGTGCGCGCCTTCCTGCGCGTGGACGAGGCCGGTGCGCTGGCCGCCGCCCGTGCCAGTGATGCGCGCCGCGCCGCGGGCAGTCCCGCGGGCGTCCTGGACGGCGTGCCGCTGGGCCTCAAGGACCTCTTCCTCACCGAGGGCGTGGAGACCACCGCTGGCTCGCGCCTGCTGGAGGGCTTCGTCCCGCCCTACGACGCCACGGTGGTGCGGCTGCTGAAGGAGGCGGGTCTGCCGCTGGTGGGCAAGCTGAACCTGGACGAGTTCGCGATGGGCTCCTCCAACGAGTCCAGCGCCTATTTCTCCTGCCACAACCCGTGGGACCTCTCGCGCACGCCGGGCGGCTCGTCGGGGGGCTCGGCCGCGGCGGTGGCGGCGCGCGAGGTGCCCGGCGCGCTGGGCACCGACACGGGCGGCTCCATCCGTCAGCCCGCGGCGCTGACGAACACGGTGGGGTTGAAGCCCACGTATGGCCGGGTGTCGCGCTACGGCGTCATCGCGTTCGCGTCGTCGCTGGACCAGCCGGGGCCCATGACGCGCACGGTGGCGGACGCGGCGGCGCTGCTGCAGGTGATTGCCCGGCCGGATGTGCAGGACGCCACGTCCTCGGACGCGCCGGTGCCGGACTATTCCGCGGACCTGGAAGCGGGTGTACGGGGCCTGAAGCTGGGCGTGCCGCGCGAGTACTTCACCGAGGGCATGGACCCGGAGGTGGAGGCCTCCATTCGCGAGGCCCTGCGCGAGTACGAGCGGCTGGGTGCGACGCTGGTGGACGTGTCGCTGCCCCACACGAAGTACGCGCTGGCCACGTACTACCTCATCGCGCCGGCGGAGGCGTCCAGCAACCTGGCCCGCTATGACGGCGTGCGCTTCGGCAAGCGGGCGCAGGACGCGCGCAGCCTGCGGGACGTGTACACGCTGACGCGCGAGGAGGGCTTCGGTTCGGAGGTGAAGCGCCGAATCATGCTGGGCACCTACGCGCTGTCCTCCGGCTACTACGACGCCTACTACCTGCGCGCGCAGAAGGTCCGCACGCTCATCCGCGAGGACTTCACGCGGGCCTTCCAGCAGGTGGACGCGCTGCTGTCGCCCACCTCGCCGGTGCCGGCCTTCAAGCTGGGCGAGAAGGTGGAGGACCCGATGGCCATGTACCTCATGGACATCTACACCCTGCCTTGCAACCTGGCGGGCCTGCCCGGCCTGTCGGTGCCCTGCGGCTTCACGAAGGCGGGCCTGCCGGTGGGCCTGCAGATTCTGGGACGGCCCTTCGACGAGGCCGGACTGCTGCGCATCGCCCGCGCCTACGAGCGCGAGCACGACTTCTTCCGCCGCTTCGCGCCCCTGTAG
- a CDS encoding carbon-nitrogen hydrolase family protein, whose product MTTATDDIELFAVQPRVSLEDYASAATFATRHRELAARVDALRARDASGQPRHPALAVWPEAIGAALLFQGHVPAVRAKTSFEGAVKRVAIAEALDVWRAWSTHHPPTLRECVYAARAALVHRTLWETFSSIARDFNLWVVAGSALLPASRRSPDTPDFEPHGARTYNTSYTFSPDGRCVAATRKVNLVPTQEDVLHLSPGRPEDLTVLQTPFGRLGTLIGYDARARPHTREEPWFVPCAQYLDALGMDILAHPSSASAFDRDDTGKPHHEPGHGADHQAQLGALKRVRYVVSSQAVGKVLGTSLAAPSSLLERTPSGAVRVLAQASSPQDEDVLHATVPHP is encoded by the coding sequence GTGACGACTGCCACGGACGACATCGAGCTGTTCGCCGTCCAGCCCCGCGTTTCGCTGGAGGACTACGCCTCCGCGGCCACGTTCGCCACGCGGCACCGGGAGCTGGCCGCGCGGGTGGATGCCCTGCGCGCCCGGGATGCGTCGGGACAGCCACGCCACCCCGCCCTCGCCGTGTGGCCCGAGGCGATTGGCGCGGCGCTGCTCTTCCAAGGCCACGTCCCCGCCGTGCGAGCGAAGACATCGTTTGAAGGCGCGGTGAAGCGCGTGGCGATCGCCGAGGCCTTGGACGTCTGGCGCGCGTGGAGCACGCACCATCCGCCCACGCTGCGGGAATGCGTGTACGCGGCGCGCGCGGCCCTCGTGCACCGGACGCTGTGGGAGACCTTCTCCAGCATCGCTCGGGACTTCAACCTGTGGGTCGTCGCAGGCAGCGCCCTGCTCCCCGCCAGCCGCCGGAGCCCGGACACACCTGACTTCGAGCCCCATGGTGCTCGCACGTACAACACCAGCTACACCTTCTCGCCGGACGGCCGCTGCGTGGCGGCGACGCGCAAGGTCAACCTGGTGCCCACCCAAGAGGACGTGTTGCACCTCAGCCCCGGCCGCCCGGAGGACCTGACCGTCCTCCAGACGCCCTTCGGCAGGCTCGGGACGCTCATCGGCTACGACGCCCGCGCCAGGCCGCACACCCGCGAGGAGCCCTGGTTCGTCCCCTGCGCGCAGTACCTGGACGCCCTGGGCATGGACATCCTCGCGCATCCGTCCTCGGCCTCCGCCTTCGACAGGGATGACACAGGCAAGCCACACCACGAGCCGGGGCATGGCGCGGATCATCAGGCCCAGCTCGGTGCGCTCAAGCGCGTGCGCTACGTGGTGAGTTCGCAGGCGGTAGGCAAGGTCCTGGGGACCTCCTTGGCGGCGCCCTCCAGCCTCCTGGAGCGCACGCCGTCAGGCGCGGTCCGCGTCCTCGCCCAAGCGTCGTCTCCCCAGGACGAGGACGTGCTGCACGCCACCGTGCCACACCCGTGA